From the Candidatus Palauibacter polyketidifaciens genome, one window contains:
- a CDS encoding peptidyl-alpha-hydroxyglycine alpha-amidating lyase family protein, translated as MKNLRVTGLAHLTALGAAFLGIGACGAEDAAEGDVMASAEVTDPAAEGLPNPTPNVIKDWAPLPDGREWGSTAGIDIDPTDGHIWAYDRCGGIALAGGCAENLVDPVFKFHRETGEIMASFGAGLFVLPHGLYVDDDGNVWVTDSQGTEDKGHIVVKFSPEGEVLLMLGEMGVRNSEPGTFFNEPCDVITAPDGSIFVSDGHSGQNANPPEGSTGRIIKFSPDGEYLMEWGVIGDAPGEFRTPHALEMDSRGRLFVADRGNHRIQVFDQEGNLLDIFYEFGRVSGLFIDDGDNVYAIDSESNPNQHSDWLTGVRIGHVSEDRVTAFIPPHESDDPQGEAGEGVAVDADGNVYAAEGPNSRAAAEGGVTKYTRNR; from the coding sequence ATGAAGAACCTGCGCGTAACCGGACTGGCACACCTCACCGCACTGGGGGCCGCGTTCCTCGGCATCGGGGCCTGCGGCGCGGAGGACGCCGCGGAAGGCGACGTGATGGCCTCGGCCGAGGTCACGGATCCGGCGGCGGAGGGTCTCCCGAACCCCACACCCAACGTCATCAAGGATTGGGCGCCGCTTCCGGATGGCCGCGAGTGGGGCTCCACGGCGGGCATCGACATCGACCCCACCGACGGCCACATCTGGGCGTACGACCGCTGCGGCGGGATCGCGCTCGCCGGCGGGTGCGCCGAGAACCTCGTCGACCCGGTCTTCAAGTTCCACCGCGAGACGGGCGAGATCATGGCCAGCTTCGGGGCCGGCCTCTTCGTCCTTCCGCACGGGCTCTACGTGGACGATGACGGGAACGTCTGGGTCACGGACTCCCAGGGGACGGAAGACAAGGGGCATATCGTCGTGAAGTTCTCGCCGGAGGGCGAGGTGCTCCTGATGCTCGGGGAGATGGGCGTTCGGAACAGCGAGCCCGGCACCTTCTTCAACGAGCCGTGCGACGTCATAACGGCTCCGGACGGGTCGATCTTCGTTTCCGACGGGCACAGCGGACAGAACGCGAACCCGCCGGAGGGGTCCACCGGCCGCATCATCAAGTTCTCGCCCGACGGGGAATACCTCATGGAGTGGGGCGTGATCGGCGACGCGCCGGGCGAGTTCCGGACACCGCACGCGCTCGAGATGGATTCGCGGGGGCGCCTCTTCGTCGCGGACCGGGGAAACCACCGCATCCAGGTCTTCGACCAGGAAGGGAACCTGCTCGACATCTTTTACGAATTCGGCCGGGTCAGCGGACTCTTCATCGACGACGGGGACAACGTGTACGCGATCGACTCGGAGTCGAACCCCAACCAGCACTCCGACTGGCTGACCGGCGTTCGGATCGGCCACGTGTCGGAGGACCGGGTCACGGCCTTCATCCCGCCGCACGAATCCGACGATCCGCAGGGCGAGGCCGGCGAAGGTGTTGCGGTCGATGCGGACGGAAACGTTTACGCTGCGGAGGGACCGAACTCGCGGGCCGCCGCCGAGGGCGGAGTCACGAAGTACACGCGCAACCGATGA
- a CDS encoding heavy metal-binding domain-containing protein, with protein sequence MRRFASGMAVGAVALALAGSAAIAQELSEVCPDSPDMTGALWGLVADGDTQMGLPSATVVATWEKDGEEGQMEGQTALDGGYTLCYVPLGVEVSVQPVFMGTGGAAITANLAEQITRLDLTFSLSDVGGGGGGGDDDRIWACFGGTTDNQINLQNSRLIRCDPGWEGIDRCPKESEYGQVQATMTGGGISADDEERPDEIAGSSDFREALEKLVSDAQRLGANAMINVRLNRNSLTAEAVMISVDPVTCR encoded by the coding sequence ATGAGAAGATTCGCTTCGGGGATGGCCGTGGGTGCGGTGGCGCTGGCCCTCGCGGGGTCCGCCGCTATCGCGCAGGAACTCAGTGAGGTGTGTCCGGATTCGCCCGACATGACGGGCGCCCTGTGGGGGCTGGTCGCGGACGGGGACACGCAGATGGGGCTGCCGAGCGCCACCGTCGTCGCCACATGGGAGAAGGACGGCGAGGAAGGGCAGATGGAGGGGCAGACCGCGCTGGACGGCGGTTACACGCTCTGCTACGTGCCGCTCGGCGTCGAGGTCTCGGTGCAACCGGTGTTCATGGGCACGGGAGGGGCCGCCATCACGGCCAATCTCGCGGAGCAGATCACCCGCCTGGACCTCACCTTCTCGCTCTCCGATGTGGGTGGTGGTGGCGGCGGCGGCGACGACGACCGCATCTGGGCCTGCTTCGGGGGCACCACGGACAATCAGATCAACCTCCAGAATTCGCGACTTATTCGCTGCGACCCCGGCTGGGAGGGAATCGATCGGTGCCCGAAGGAGTCGGAGTATGGCCAGGTGCAGGCGACGATGACGGGCGGCGGGATATCGGCGGACGACGAGGAACGCCCGGATGAGATTGCCGGGAGCTCGGACTTTCGTGAAGCGCTCGAGAAGCTCGTCTCTGATGCCCAGCGGCTCGGGGCGAACGCAATGATCAATGTTCGGCTGAACCGGAACTCGCTCACCGCCGAGGCGGTCATGATCTCCGTCGATCCGGTCACCTGCCGCTGA